One genomic window of Actinoplanes lobatus includes the following:
- a CDS encoding DUF6114 domain-containing protein, which yields MPTENFWDRFRRWRRARPFWGGLVMLLSGLEMFVSANLELDNIQIHIGPQGFYSYLLPVIMLTCGALAWFTPAQRLFYGIVGIITALYSFIGLNLGGWILGMMLGIVGGALVVAWGAPRAGTGKRPTREIPPAPVDPTIVPGIGPETGHHSLHRKALLIMAPLLLAATVAVAGNRPAEAAECPEGLPSRKASATPTTTTAKPSATPTVTPSAGASASPTPTPTPTPTPTPTPTETSDHPILDGINDFWEGVGDLIGIGGNDDEQEVEPTPSASTTAPAPEKTPTTTPTTTPNRTPTKEATSHPAEEIPCLGARQVGLLAEDGDIPLASVKPGVVKAASVTMYNSSYDGVAEVPTANGPIRSLKFTMDKVVNTPFSLTIDEPGNATTVIESGELVLDGDVEFYSPTFKGKLFGLIPVTFTPEQPPPLTLPVLWFTDVTLDLAYVKSNVLTAEPLDINEKTG from the coding sequence GTGCCGACGGAGAACTTCTGGGACCGGTTCCGCCGGTGGCGGCGTGCCCGGCCGTTCTGGGGCGGGCTCGTGATGCTGCTGTCCGGGCTGGAGATGTTCGTCAGCGCCAACCTGGAGCTGGACAACATCCAGATTCACATCGGGCCTCAGGGGTTCTACTCGTACCTGCTGCCGGTGATCATGCTGACCTGCGGGGCGCTGGCCTGGTTCACCCCGGCGCAGCGGCTGTTCTACGGGATCGTCGGGATCATCACGGCGCTGTACTCGTTCATCGGGCTGAACCTGGGCGGCTGGATCCTCGGCATGATGCTCGGGATCGTGGGCGGCGCCCTGGTGGTGGCGTGGGGAGCGCCCCGCGCCGGGACCGGCAAGCGGCCCACCCGGGAGATCCCGCCGGCGCCGGTGGATCCGACCATCGTTCCCGGCATCGGCCCGGAAACCGGGCACCACTCGCTGCACCGCAAGGCGCTGCTCATCATGGCGCCGCTGCTGCTGGCCGCCACCGTGGCGGTCGCCGGAAACCGGCCGGCCGAGGCGGCGGAGTGCCCGGAGGGTCTGCCGTCCCGTAAGGCGAGCGCCACGCCGACCACGACGACGGCGAAGCCGAGCGCCACACCGACCGTCACACCGTCGGCCGGCGCCTCCGCAAGCCCCACACCCACACCCACACCCACACCCACGCCGACGCCGACACCGACCGAGACCAGCGATCACCCGATCCTGGACGGCATCAACGACTTCTGGGAGGGCGTCGGCGACCTGATCGGCATCGGCGGCAACGACGACGAGCAGGAGGTGGAGCCCACCCCGTCGGCCTCCACCACCGCACCGGCCCCGGAAAAGACACCCACGACAACACCCACGACAACGCCCAATAGGACGCCCACAAAGGAGGCCACCTCCCACCCGGCGGAGGAGATCCCGTGCCTGGGCGCCCGGCAGGTCGGCCTGCTCGCCGAGGACGGCGACATCCCCCTCGCCAGCGTGAAACCCGGTGTGGTCAAGGCCGCCTCGGTGACCATGTACAACTCGTCGTACGACGGGGTCGCCGAGGTGCCCACCGCCAACGGCCCGATCCGGTCACTGAAGTTCACCATGGACAAGGTGGTGAACACGCCGTTCAGCCTCACCATCGACGAGCCGGGGAACGCCACCACGGTCATCGAGAGCGGCGAACTGGTCCTCGACGGCGACGTGGAGTTCTACAGCCCCACCTTCAAGGGCAAGCTGTTCGGGCTGATCCCGGTCACGTTCACCCCGGAGCAGCCGCCGCCGCTGACCCTGCCGGTGCTGTGGTTCACCGACGTGACGCTGGACCTGGCGTACGTGAAGTCGAACGTTCTCACCGCGGAGCCGCTCGACATCAACGAGAAGACCGGCTGA
- a CDS encoding DUF6230 family protein, producing MEEAQNAPAYGRTNWRRFAVAVGVPTVVAGGLVLALAEGALAANFTVSGKQFKLTADTLVGTGFTQYSGELETQDPDYPGGKIPAAMSGIKSATLVGLCQSVAVGPVTLRIEAGNDENNPVKAENLLIGMSELGGNATFEDIQIGLDASTMTRDGAESHGAPGSFGQQSRTVTIENLRQKAYYTSASTFVLNGMSLKLHVGGSHECYQD from the coding sequence GTGGAGGAGGCGCAAAACGCGCCGGCGTACGGGCGCACCAACTGGCGCCGGTTCGCCGTTGCGGTGGGCGTGCCGACCGTTGTCGCCGGTGGCCTGGTGCTGGCCCTCGCCGAGGGAGCCCTGGCGGCGAACTTCACCGTGTCCGGCAAGCAGTTCAAGCTCACCGCCGACACGCTGGTCGGTACCGGCTTCACCCAGTACAGCGGCGAGTTGGAAACCCAGGACCCGGACTACCCGGGCGGCAAGATCCCGGCGGCCATGTCCGGCATCAAGTCGGCCACCCTGGTCGGTCTCTGCCAGTCCGTCGCGGTCGGGCCGGTGACCCTGCGTATCGAGGCCGGCAACGATGAGAACAACCCGGTGAAGGCGGAGAACCTGCTGATCGGCATGTCCGAGCTCGGCGGGAACGCCACCTTCGAGGACATTCAGATCGGCCTGGACGCCTCCACCATGACCCGCGACGGTGCGGAGAGCCACGGCGCTCCGGGCTCCTTCGGGCAGCAGTCCCGGACCGTCACGATCGAGAACCTGCGGCAGAAGGCGTACTACACCTCCGCCTCCACGTTCGTCCTCAACGGCATGAGCCTGAAGCTGCACGTCGGCGGCTCGCACGAGTGCTACCAGGACTGA